The following proteins are co-located in the Bacillota bacterium genome:
- the rpsJ gene encoding 30S ribosomal protein S10, producing the protein MTATQKIRIRLKAFDHSVLDLSAEKIVETAKRTGAKVSGPVPLPTDKSVYTILRAVHKYKDSREQFEMRTHKRLIDILEPTPKTVDALMRLDLPAGVDIEIKL; encoded by the coding sequence GTGACTGCCACACAAAAAATAAGGATCCGGCTCAAGGCCTTCGATCACAGTGTTCTCGACTTATCTGCAGAGAAGATTGTTGAGACAGCCAAGCGGACCGGCGCCAAAGTTTCCGGTCCTGTACCTTTGCCCACAGACAAGTCTGTGTATACAATTCTGCGGGCTGTTCACAAATATAAGGATTCCCGGGAGCAATTTGAAATGCGCACCCACAAGCGTCTGATTGACATCCTTGAGCCCACACCCAAGACAGTCGACGCCCTGATGCGCCTGGACCTACCCGCGGGAGTTGACATTGAAATCAAACTTTAA
- the fusA gene encoding elongation factor G, whose product MAREFPLEKTRNIGIMAHIDAGKTTTTERILFYTGRVHKLGETHDGAATMDWMVQEQERGITITSAATTAHWQGHRINIIDTPGHVDFTVEVERSLRVLDGAIGVFCAKGGVEPQSETVWRQADKYQVPRIAYVNKMDITGADFNRVVNMIHERLKANPVPIQLPIGSEDQFAGIIDIVRMEAIIYSDDLGTESRREQIPAEYLEVAQEYREKLVEAVAEFDETLTDKYLEGEEISVDEIMAALRTATLSNALVPVLCGSSYKNKGVQLLLDAVVDLLPAPHEVADIKGKDLKTEEPITRKSSDDEPFSALAFKIMSDPYVGKLCFFRVYSGVLRSGSYVYNSTKGKKERIGRILRMHANHREEINEVRTGDIAAAVGLKDTATGDSLCAEENPVLLESMVFPEPVISVAIEPKTKADQEKMSISLQKLTEEDPTFRTYTDAETGQTIISGMGELHLEVIVDRLLREFKVGANVGKPQVAYKETITQSVQTEGKFVRQSGGRGQYGHVWLELEPLEPGSGFQFHNKIVGGVVPREYIPAVENGVKEAMENGALAGFPVIDVAATIYDGSYHDVDSSEIAFKVAGSMAFKNGMLKAKPILLEPMMKVEVTVPEENMGDVMGDINSRRGRIEGMEPVAGAQVIRAFVPLAEMFGYATELRSRTQGRGIYSMEFSHYEQVPKSIAEEITNRS is encoded by the coding sequence ATGGCAAGGGAATTCCCATTAGAAAAGACACGCAATATTGGAATTATGGCTCACATCGATGCTGGCAAAACCACTACAACCGAACGGATTCTGTTCTATACCGGTCGTGTCCACAAGCTTGGTGAAACCCATGACGGCGCCGCCACAATGGACTGGATGGTTCAGGAACAGGAGCGGGGAATTACCATTACCTCAGCGGCTACAACGGCTCACTGGCAAGGGCATCGAATAAACATTATCGACACACCAGGACACGTTGACTTTACTGTTGAGGTCGAGCGTTCCCTCCGGGTGTTGGATGGCGCCATCGGTGTATTTTGTGCCAAAGGCGGTGTTGAACCACAGTCGGAGACCGTCTGGCGGCAGGCTGACAAGTATCAGGTGCCGCGGATTGCCTACGTAAACAAAATGGACATCACCGGTGCTGATTTCAACCGGGTTGTCAATATGATTCACGAGCGACTGAAGGCCAATCCGGTGCCAATTCAGTTGCCCATCGGCAGCGAAGATCAATTTGCCGGTATTATTGATATTGTTCGCATGGAAGCGATTATTTACAGCGATGACTTGGGGACCGAAAGCCGGCGAGAGCAGATTCCGGCTGAATACTTGGAGGTGGCCCAAGAATACCGGGAAAAACTGGTAGAAGCTGTCGCTGAATTTGATGAAACACTTACCGACAAGTATCTGGAGGGCGAGGAAATCAGCGTTGATGAGATTATGGCCGCTCTGCGGACCGCAACCCTCAGCAATGCTCTGGTCCCGGTACTCTGCGGTTCGTCTTACAAAAACAAGGGTGTTCAGCTGCTCCTGGACGCAGTTGTCGATTTGTTGCCTGCTCCCCATGAGGTTGCGGATATAAAAGGTAAAGATCTCAAAACCGAAGAACCAATAACCCGGAAGTCGTCCGATGACGAGCCGTTTTCAGCATTGGCTTTTAAAATCATGTCCGACCCTTATGTCGGCAAGCTGTGCTTTTTCCGGGTTTATTCTGGTGTGCTGCGTTCCGGTAGCTATGTATACAACTCAACTAAGGGCAAGAAAGAGCGCATCGGCAGAATTTTGCGGATGCATGCAAATCACAGGGAGGAAATCAACGAGGTTCGCACCGGCGACATTGCCGCTGCCGTCGGCCTTAAGGATACCGCCACCGGCGACAGTCTGTGTGCGGAAGAGAACCCCGTACTTCTTGAGTCTATGGTTTTTCCCGAGCCTGTTATCTCGGTAGCCATTGAACCCAAAACCAAGGCCGACCAGGAAAAGATGTCGATTTCCCTGCAAAAACTCACCGAGGAAGACCCAACCTTCCGCACATACACCGATGCTGAAACCGGACAAACCATCATCTCAGGCATGGGTGAGTTACACCTCGAGGTCATCGTCGACCGCTTGCTGCGGGAATTCAAAGTGGGCGCCAATGTTGGCAAGCCCCAGGTGGCGTACAAAGAGACAATTACCCAATCGGTTCAGACTGAAGGGAAGTTTGTCCGCCAGAGCGGTGGCCGCGGTCAGTACGGCCATGTCTGGTTAGAGTTGGAACCGCTTGAGCCCGGTAGCGGCTTCCAGTTCCACAATAAAATTGTCGGCGGCGTTGTGCCCCGGGAATATATTCCGGCGGTAGAAAACGGTGTAAAGGAAGCGATGGAAAACGGAGCCCTGGCCGGTTTTCCGGTAATAGACGTGGCGGCTACAATTTATGACGGCAGTTACCACGATGTTGACTCATCGGAAATTGCCTTCAAGGTTGCCGGCTCCATGGCCTTTAAAAATGGTATGCTCAAAGCCAAGCCGATATTGTTGGAGCCAATGATGAAAGTTGAGGTCACCGTTCCCGAAGAAAACATGGGAGATGTCATGGGTGATATCAACTCCCGACGTGGCCGCATCGAAGGGATGGAGCCCGTTGCCGGTGCACAGGTTATCAGAGCCTTTGTTCCCCTGGCGGAGATGTTTGGCTACGCCACTGAACTGCGCTCCAGAACCCAGGGCCGGGGTATTTATTCGATGGAGTTTTCCCATTACGAACAAGTACCCAAGTCTATTGCCGAGGAAATCACAAACAGGAGTTAG
- the rpsG gene encoding 30S ribosomal protein S7: MPRRGAVPKREILPDPVYKNQLVSRFINKIMLDGKKGIAQSIMYEAMDSIQAKTGKDPVEVLEEAMNNVMPVLEVKSRRVGGSNYQVPVEVRPDRRRTLGIRWIIGYARKRGEKTMSQRLAGELLDAANNTGASVKKREDTHKMAEANKAFAHYRW, translated from the coding sequence ATGCCCAGAAGAGGTGCAGTGCCCAAGCGCGAAATTCTGCCTGATCCCGTTTACAAAAATCAGTTAGTATCCCGTTTTATCAACAAGATAATGCTGGATGGGAAAAAAGGGATTGCGCAGTCAATAATGTATGAAGCAATGGACAGCATACAGGCCAAAACCGGCAAAGATCCTGTGGAAGTGCTGGAAGAGGCTATGAACAATGTTATGCCCGTTCTGGAAGTTAAATCCCGCCGGGTAGGCGGCAGCAACTACCAGGTGCCTGTAGAAGTCCGTCCTGATCGTCGCCGGACCTTAGGGATTCGCTGGATAATCGGTTATGCCCGCAAACGTGGCGAAAAGACCATGAGCCAGCGACTGGCAGGCGAATTGCTTGATGCAGCCAATAACACAGGCGCTTCGGTAAAGAAACGGGAAGACACCCACAAAATGGCAGAAGCCAACAAGGCATTTGCTCATTACCGCTGGTAA
- a CDS encoding 30S ribosomal protein S12 — MPTINQLVRKGRKQSVKKSTAPALERSPQKRGVCTRVSTMTPKKPNSALRKVARVRLTNGTEVTAYIPGIGHNLQEHSVVLVRGGRVKDLPGVRYHIVRGALDTAGVQDRNQGRSKYGSKKPKS; from the coding sequence ATGCCGACAATCAACCAATTGGTCCGCAAGGGCAGAAAACAATCTGTAAAGAAATCAACTGCGCCAGCATTGGAGCGGTCACCGCAAAAGCGTGGTGTTTGCACCCGGGTTTCGACCATGACTCCGAAAAAGCCCAACTCTGCGTTGCGTAAAGTTGCCAGGGTTCGTCTGACGAACGGAACAGAGGTAACCGCCTACATTCCGGGAATTGGTCACAACCTCCAGGAGCACTCCGTAGTTTTGGTTCGGGGTGGCAGGGTAAAAGACCTGCCAGGCGTTCGTTACCATATAGTCAGGGGCGCGCTGGACACGGCCGGTGTTCAAGACCGGAATCAGGGTCGCTCCAAATATGGCAGCAAAAAACCCAAAAGCTAA
- a CDS encoding 50S ribosomal protein L7Ae-like protein, translating into MAIPELQSDAKLTIGSKQTRLALENNQAAQVFIAEDAELRVVKPIADICQKKGIPVIKVVSMRELGKACGIQVGAAAAAVIK; encoded by the coding sequence ATGGCAATTCCTGAACTCCAGTCTGACGCAAAGCTGACTATCGGCAGTAAGCAGACCAGGCTCGCCCTGGAAAACAACCAGGCGGCCCAGGTGTTTATTGCGGAGGATGCCGAGCTCCGCGTGGTTAAACCTATTGCAGACATTTGTCAAAAAAAGGGGATACCTGTAATTAAGGTCGTCAGTATGCGGGAGCTGGGCAAAGCCTGCGGTATCCAGGTTGGTGCCGCAGCCGCTGCAGTGATTAAATAG
- the rpoC gene encoding DNA-directed RNA polymerase subunit beta' — protein sequence MLDVNNFDSLRIGLASPEQIRSWSKGEVKKPETINYRTLKPEREGLFCEKIFGPQKDWECHCGKYKRIRYKGVVCDRCGVEVTRAKVRRERMGHIELAAPVSHIWYFKGIPSRMGLLLDMSPRALEKILYFANYVVLDPGDTQLSKKQLLTEAEYRESYDKYVQLFRSGRGFRAEMGAEAIKTLLEEIDLESEARELRAEVKNSSGQRKIRAVRRLEVVEAFRASGNRPEWMIMEAIPILPPELRPMVQLEGGRFATADLNDLYRRVINRNNRLKRLLDLGAPDIIVRNEKRMLQEAVDALIDNGRRGRPVTGPGNRPLKSLSDLLKGKQGRFRQNLLGKRVDYSGRSVIVVGPELKLYQCGLPKEMALELFKPFVMRRLVNDGVAHNIKNAKRMVERVEPEVWDVLEEVIKEHPVLLNRAPTLHRLGIQAFEPVLVEGRAIQIHPLVCTAYNADFDGDQMAVHVPLSAESQAESRLLMLAAHNILNPKDGRPVVTPTQDMVLGIYYLTVEKSGEAGEGKVFADYSEALMAFNNKIIHLHSRIAVAVRGLGQKNLGPHRDERGYLITTVGRLIFNEIFPEDFPYINRPNMTEPVAAEDIVSARGANLFETIVNRPVVPGVNSKFLSKIISACFHRYGTTATAETMDRIKAQGFKYSTRAGITIAVSDIEVPEEKSQILEEAQTKVESAQRNFRRGLVSNEERYQQVIAIWNKAKDDVTKTLMGRLDPFNPVYMMIGSGARGNESQIAQLAGMRGLMADPTGHIIELPIKANFREGLTVIEFFISSHGSRKGLADTALKTADSGYLTRRLVDVSQDVIVREEDCGTMESLEISEIRDGRSIIEPLEERLVGRYAASDIIAPDGELLVATNQLITREQAARISGHGVIEAPESGTVRVDDDKLTFVADTGEEKEFPLDGHKYIIPNGSRVFAGDKLAATFASVSLRTVLTCKTRHGVCVKCYGEDLATGKVVNIGESVGIIAAQSIGEPGTQLTMRTFHTGGVAGDDITQGLPRVEELFEARKPKGQAVITEVSGMVQIHEQKTKREVEVKTKEGDSKLYAIPYGSRIRVRNGQLVAAGDPLTEGSINPHELLKVKGADGVQSYLTQEVQRVYRNQGVDINDKHIEVIVRQMLRKVKVETVGDTDLLPGSYIDVFEFEESNRKATMADGEAATGRPLLLGITKASLATDSFLSAASFQETTRVLTEASIKGKEDPLLGLKENVIIGKLIPAGTGMTRYSSIQVPDETPEMQEPPEEETAVEDLPDAAETN from the coding sequence TTGTTGGATGTCAACAATTTTGATTCCCTGAGGATTGGCTTGGCATCACCTGAGCAAATCCGATCCTGGTCGAAGGGCGAGGTTAAGAAGCCCGAGACCATTAACTACCGAACCTTGAAGCCGGAGCGGGAAGGTCTGTTTTGCGAGAAAATCTTTGGACCCCAAAAGGACTGGGAGTGCCATTGCGGTAAATACAAGCGCATCCGTTACAAGGGTGTAGTTTGTGACCGTTGCGGCGTCGAAGTAACCCGGGCTAAAGTGCGTCGCGAACGCATGGGGCATATCGAATTGGCCGCGCCGGTTTCCCATATTTGGTATTTCAAGGGGATTCCCAGCCGCATGGGGCTTCTGTTGGACATGTCGCCCCGGGCGCTGGAGAAAATCCTTTATTTCGCCAATTATGTTGTGCTTGATCCCGGTGATACCCAGCTTTCAAAGAAGCAACTGCTGACCGAAGCTGAATACCGGGAAAGTTATGATAAATATGTACAGTTGTTCCGCAGCGGCCGCGGCTTCCGGGCCGAAATGGGCGCTGAGGCGATAAAAACACTGCTGGAAGAAATTGATTTAGAATCAGAGGCCCGGGAATTGCGGGCCGAGGTCAAGAACAGCAGTGGCCAGCGCAAAATCCGCGCCGTCCGGCGTCTGGAAGTTGTCGAGGCATTTCGGGCCTCGGGCAACCGCCCTGAATGGATGATCATGGAGGCAATCCCCATTCTGCCTCCGGAGCTGAGACCGATGGTTCAACTGGAAGGCGGGCGGTTTGCCACCGCTGACCTCAATGATTTGTATCGCCGGGTAATTAACCGCAATAACCGGCTTAAGCGGTTATTGGATTTGGGCGCGCCCGATATCATAGTCCGCAACGAAAAACGTATGCTGCAAGAAGCAGTAGATGCGTTGATCGACAATGGACGTCGCGGCCGCCCCGTTACCGGTCCCGGCAACAGGCCGTTAAAATCCCTAAGCGATTTGCTTAAGGGTAAACAGGGACGGTTCCGCCAAAACTTGCTGGGTAAGCGGGTTGACTACTCCGGCCGTTCCGTTATCGTCGTTGGTCCGGAGCTCAAGCTCTACCAATGCGGCTTGCCAAAGGAAATGGCGCTGGAACTGTTTAAGCCGTTTGTCATGCGGCGCCTGGTCAATGACGGCGTTGCCCACAATATAAAGAACGCCAAGCGCATGGTGGAGCGGGTTGAACCCGAGGTTTGGGACGTCCTAGAAGAGGTTATCAAAGAGCATCCGGTCCTCTTGAACCGGGCGCCCACATTGCACCGCCTTGGGATTCAGGCTTTTGAACCGGTGCTGGTTGAAGGCCGGGCAATTCAGATCCACCCCTTGGTTTGTACTGCTTATAACGCAGACTTTGACGGCGATCAGATGGCCGTGCACGTTCCGCTTTCTGCTGAATCCCAGGCTGAATCCCGCCTATTGATGCTGGCTGCCCATAACATCCTTAACCCCAAGGATGGCCGCCCGGTAGTGACTCCGACCCAGGATATGGTATTGGGTATCTATTATCTGACGGTGGAAAAGTCAGGCGAAGCGGGAGAAGGCAAGGTTTTCGCAGATTATAGCGAAGCGCTGATGGCCTTTAACAACAAAATTATTCATTTGCATAGTCGGATTGCTGTCGCTGTTCGCGGCTTAGGTCAAAAAAATCTTGGTCCTCATCGTGACGAGCGGGGTTACCTGATTACCACAGTTGGCCGTTTGATCTTCAACGAAATCTTCCCGGAAGACTTTCCATACATTAATCGGCCGAACATGACCGAGCCTGTGGCCGCTGAAGACATTGTCAGCGCCCGGGGCGCAAACTTGTTCGAAACAATCGTAAATCGACCGGTTGTTCCCGGCGTAAACAGCAAATTCCTCAGCAAGATTATTTCCGCCTGCTTCCATCGCTATGGAACGACAGCCACCGCGGAAACCATGGATCGCATTAAGGCGCAGGGCTTTAAATATTCAACTCGGGCCGGTATTACCATTGCCGTTTCCGATATCGAAGTTCCCGAGGAAAAGTCTCAGATCCTTGAGGAAGCTCAGACCAAGGTGGAAAGCGCCCAGCGCAACTTCCGCCGCGGGCTGGTCAGCAACGAGGAACGGTATCAACAGGTAATTGCCATCTGGAACAAAGCCAAGGACGACGTGACCAAGACTCTGATGGGCAGGCTCGACCCATTCAATCCTGTCTATATGATGATTGGCTCCGGCGCCAGGGGCAATGAGTCCCAGATCGCCCAGTTGGCCGGTATGCGTGGTTTGATGGCCGATCCCACCGGTCATATCATCGAGTTGCCAATCAAGGCGAACTTCCGGGAAGGCCTGACGGTTATCGAATTCTTCATTTCCTCCCACGGATCGCGGAAAGGTCTGGCCGATACAGCCCTCAAGACAGCGGACTCCGGTTACCTGACCCGCCGTCTGGTGGATGTGTCCCAGGATGTAATTGTCCGGGAGGAAGATTGTGGCACCATGGAAAGCCTGGAAATCAGCGAAATCCGTGACGGACGCAGCATAATTGAGCCCCTGGAAGAACGACTTGTCGGTCGCTATGCCGCCAGCGATATAATCGCCCCCGATGGCGAGCTTTTGGTGGCGACCAATCAATTGATCACCAGAGAACAGGCCGCCCGCATCTCCGGCCACGGTGTAATTGAGGCCCCCGAGTCCGGCACTGTCCGGGTTGATGATGACAAATTAACTTTTGTCGCCGATACAGGGGAAGAGAAGGAATTCCCTCTGGACGGACACAAATATATTATCCCCAACGGCAGTCGCGTGTTTGCCGGCGATAAACTGGCGGCGACATTTGCCTCCGTGTCCCTGAGGACTGTCCTTACTTGTAAGACCCGGCATGGTGTCTGCGTAAAATGTTATGGCGAAGACCTGGCCACCGGTAAAGTGGTAAACATTGGCGAGTCAGTGGGGATTATTGCTGCCCAGTCCATTGGCGAACCCGGCACACAGCTGACGATGCGGACATTCCATACTGGCGGCGTCGCCGGCGATGACATCACCCAGGGTCTGCCACGGGTTGAGGAATTGTTCGAAGCCCGCAAGCCCAAAGGGCAGGCGGTTATCACAGAAGTGTCCGGCATGGTCCAGATTCATGAGCAGAAGACCAAGCGGGAAGTGGAGGTCAAGACCAAGGAAGGCGATTCTAAGCTCTACGCGATTCCCTATGGTTCACGGATTCGGGTACGCAACGGACAGCTGGTAGCGGCTGGAGATCCCCTTACTGAGGGTTCCATCAATCCCCACGAGCTTCTGAAAGTCAAGGGCGCCGATGGTGTTCAGTCCTACCTGACCCAGGAAGTTCAGCGGGTCTACCGCAATCAGGGCGTTGACATCAACGATAAGCATATTGAGGTCATCGTCCGGCAGATGCTGCGGAAGGTAAAGGTTGAAACAGTCGGGGACACCGACTTGCTGCCCGGCAGCTATATTGATGTCTTTGAATTTGAAGAGTCCAACCGGAAAGCGACCATGGCTGACGGCGAAGCCGCCACCGGCCGTCCGTTGCTTCTAGGGATTACCAAGGCATCCCTGGCTACAGATTCATTCCTATCGGCGGCGTCCTTCCAGGAGACAACCCGGGTGCTTACCGAAGCTTCCATCAAAGGCAAGGAAGATCCGCTCTTGGGCCTCAAGGAGAACGTCATCATTGGCAAGCTGATTCCTGCCGGAACCGGAATGACCCGCTACAGCAGCATACAGGTGCCTGATGAGACCCCGGAAATGCAGGAGCCGCCAGAGGAAGAAACTGCTGTTGAAGACCTGCCGGATGCGGCCGAAACCAATTGA